The following nucleotide sequence is from Aspergillus luchuensis IFO 4308 DNA, chromosome 1, nearly complete sequence.
CCCTCTAGAGGCCACCCCATCTGTTCCATACATCGATTCATCAATCACATTGGTGAAGACCGGATGGCATTCCAGACTCATGCAGTCTCAGCTACATTATCCACcccctttttattttccaatCAATCATAATGCCGATGTGGATTGGTGGACTCGCGGAAACTGTGATCACAATTGCTGTGAACAGATCGCAGCCGTCGGCTGCATCAGGGCGGTCATTGGCTGTGGCTGAGCCACTAACGTCATGAAGTGGTGATACATCGGCCACTCCAGGTGAACAATCTTGCAGGAGACTACTGTGATTGGTGCAAGCACATTGTCAGGAATTGAGATTGTGCTCACCTGTGCCGCCGTTTCATTGCCTCGGAGAAACAGACCTGAAACGGCAAGGTGTCAGAAAGGGAGGCAAGAGGGACGGGAAGACACAATAATTCATGGACGGTCCATTCACAATGGGGGTTGAGAAAAGAGACTTCGGGGCAACCATCTAGGGGGCGGCTCGCGAAGAAAATCTCGCATGCCGACCTTCACACCTCCCATTCTCGTCCAAAGTCACCTGACAGAGAGTTGTCCGGAAGGAAGGGCTCCATTAGGTTGGCCTACATGCTTCTTGTCTGCACAAGGGATGTGTACTACTGTACAGTGTATGCTGGGTGGTGAGAGTTGGCCATTACGGTCAATCCAACACCTGTCAAGGGGAGTACACAATAAAAGTAAACAAGGCCGGGAGATCTTATCGACGATCTCCTGATTGCACCAACTGTAGAATTCTGTTTGGTAGCGTTCCTGGTTCACAGTAcaaatggaagaggagacgggCGAAAACCGGTGCGACTAAGACCGAACTACCCAAGTAACTAAgtcagggaggggagggagagagtggaTTCCCTCCCTAACCAGCAGTGGAGTAGGGTGCTGCTCCCCGGAAGCCCTAACCCACTGAACTCGCCTTAGTGTCCAAGGGGCCAGCCAATCTCAGACTGAAAATGGGTGGGGCGGGTCCCAGTAGCCGCTGAGTCAGCCAAAGGACGCGCAAGCCTTTTCAGTTACCTGAAATTCTGGGTGGATTTCTATTCCTGGCGTGGAGAAACGAGTTGCCCATCTGGTCTCTTCGCTCTGctgtgttgctgctgttgctgctgctctgccCACTCGGTCTTGTAACGTTATCCCTGCCTCATTAACTCCCGTCCGCCAACCTTGGTCgatccctcccttcccattTTACCCATCGTCTCTTCCCCTACTCTCTCCAtcaatcactactactactactactatcactaTCATCCATCTTCGCCCTTCTAACTCCTCCTTCCTGTTTTTCATTTTACCCTCTCCAACGCTATCGTTACGTATATTGTCTTTTCGATATCCCTCATAGACTACTCGCTTCATTGCTTACTAGTAACCCTCTCACCCCTTTCTACCTCGGATCACATCAACCCCCATCGTCTCTCGTTATCAAATCCAACCCACCCCTTTCTCTGCTCCGACCGTGCACTTGACCAAATCGCGCTGGTCTTCGCTCTCGTTTATCAGGTCGCGCTACTCGAACAGCTTTCCATCTacacatcctcatcaccatggctACATTGGCAGAACATCCGGCGGTCGCGCCGTCAACATTCGACCAGGACATCGAGTCTTTCCTCGATCTCGATCAACTAGCATACACCTCCGCAGAGCCCGCCCGCGCAAAGACCGCCCTGGCTGCTCAACCCACCCTACCAAGCACCGAGTTCAACGCTGGCGATGTACGAAGTGCTGGTTTTGCCTCGACAACAAGTCAACAAGCCCCGATTGCTTTCCAGGGTCCCAGTCACCAGTATGATGAACACAAGCAGCAGACCGGTCTGCCTCCAGGCGCTCTGGCTCATGCCATGACTTTCAACAACCACATGAACGGCATGGGATACGGTGCCCCGAGTCCCGGATTTCCCATGGGCGGAGACCTCTACCCTAGCAGCCAACTGAAGCGCGAGGAGCCTTCCATGGATTTCAACAGCCCCCCGACTCGCAACACCTCGGATATGGACCTGGAGTCCGACAACATGGGATCGGTTCCTGGCTACTTCATCTCCCCGAACCCGAGCACCAAGAGCCAGTTCGTCGACCCCAACGCCTTGGGCGGCCATGAGATGGCTTCCATGGGTCCCTCCACTCAGGTTGGACGCATGTATCCGGGTAtgcaccagcagcaagctGCCATGGCCAAGGCCGCTCAGCAACAGAAGCACAATGAGTACCTTCGCCAGCAACACCTCCAGCAACAGCGCCGCATGGACGAGCACATGCACCACAATGCAGCCCCCCACAGCCAGACCCCTCGCCCATCCAACCCGGCTGTTGAGGAACGCATCTCCCGCCTCTTGCAACAGATGCGCCAGTCTGCCTTGAACTCGCCTGACgactccccctctcctccttccctcctgcCTCAgatggccaaggccaagaaggaggagcaggatatggatgaagatgagagacTCTTGGCCagcgaagaaggaaagaagctcAGCAGCAAGGAACGTCGTCAGCTCCGGAACAAGGTTTCCGCTCGTGCTTTCCGATCTCGCAGAAAGGGTATGAATTCCCCTGTTGGTGTAATGACCTGAACATGAAGTGACTAACCCGTTGTTTAGAGTACATTGGTCAGCTCGAGAGCGAGGTTGCCGCCAAAACCAACGAAGCCCACGAACTGCGTCTGCAGAACCGTTCCCTCTTCGAGGAGAACACCCGTCTCACCGACCTCGCCCGCATGCTCCTGTCGTCCCCTCACTTCTCCTCGTTCCTGGACGAAATGGGCCCCAACGGTCTTCCCCTGCCGAGCCAGGTGCAATCGCAGCCCCACcctcagcaccaccagcaccctcAGCACCCCCAACAGGcccagcctcagcagcagcagccccagcagcaagCGCCCGCCATGACGCAACCGCCAATGCAGCAAGCTCCTCCCGTTGGTATGGTCATGGTCCCCAACCAGGGACTCGATGTCTCGGCCATGGGTATGAACAACGGTGGCTGGAACTCCGGCATCGACATGAACTACGGCAACCCCTCCGTGTTCGCCGTCCTGGAAGTCCCTGAGCCCGCTATTGACACCGAGGCCCTCTCTGGAAAGACCTCCAGCATCGTGGACTCTTGTCTTCCCAGCGTTGCCAGCTCCAAGGACGAGGCTCCTGTTCTCGCCTCTATGCCAGCTGTGGCCGAAACCGAGCAGAAGTCGGATATTGGCGTTGAGAACCCTGATGTCGTGATGGACGAGTCGGACCCTGCCTTCGCCCTCTTTGCTGATATGCCTGCCGCCCCTACATCGCAAGGATCTGCTTGTGCTTTCGATGGCATTGCTACTGGAAAGTCGACTTTTGAGCTTGTTGTCGAGGGCGAGGTCAAGGACAGTGCCCAACAATTTGCTCATCTCTGCCACAGCATGGAAGCCGCTTTCGAGCGTGTGTCCATGATGACTGCTCATCTTTCATGATTCCCCATGTCGCGCACTTTCGGGCCTTATAAGTACTGTAAAGCTGGTTCTTCGATTTTGCTATTTTACCTTCTCGCTAGTGGTTCAAAATACTATTGAACCTGCCATGTAGACACCAACGTCTTTCCTTTGTCAATGATCTTGTGTTTATATACTTCTGCCCCACGATGTGGCTCATTTCTGTCTACGCTTATTCTTTCTATTGCTGCTCGTCTTTTCTTCtactcttttttcttttcatcctcTTTTTCAGGGGTTCGACGGAATGGCTTCTGGTGtctggaagagggaaggCTACTTGGGATTTATTTGGGAGCTTGGAATTATGGATTGTCCGGACTGGCTATTAGGGAACACATCAAGATACAAATTAACTCCATATCAAAAGTTGAATCACCTTAGGATCTACGAGCCTTTTGCATAGATCGTATTAGTAAGTGAGTAGATGACCAGTGGCATGGCAGACTCCTGCTTGGCGTGGAGGAGCTGCATGGCTTAAAAAGTGATCGAAAGTGGCGATTGTCAGGCCCGAGAAAAAGTTGCCGGGCGGAGAAGCTCTGCGACTCACTCAACTAACTTGATTGACATCCTCTCGTCGCCCACCATCTCTTTTATCTTGCTTTTTTACTTTGATCCCTATGAGATGACGGACCGTTGACACTGCTCACATTTATCTTAGCCCGACTGCGtctctctttcccatcaAGTTGGCTTCCCTTTTGCGGTCCGCGGCGCTACTCGCCAGTGTTTTTCGCGGAGTTGCCGTCGCTCCCAGACGTCCCTCGCCAGTCCTCCTCCAAACATCGATCCCTCGAGATTCTCGCGGCTCTCATAAAAAGGCTTTATCCCAGAAGCGCGATTTTGCTCAGAAGCGTGGGCCGTCAGCGTCGTCGAAAAAATCTCAGATTGGCCAGCCAGTGGAACCGGGCACTTATCTACTG
It contains:
- a CDS encoding bZIP transcription factor (COG:S;~EggNog:ENOG410PHVW;~InterPro:IPR004827;~PFAM:PF00170;~go_function: GO:0003700 - DNA-binding transcription factor activity [Evidence IEA];~go_process: GO:0006355 - regulation of transcription, DNA-templated [Evidence IEA]), whose translation is MATLAEHPAVAPSTFDQDIESFLDLDQLAYTSAEPARAKTALAAQPTLPSTEFNAGDVRSAGFASTTSQQAPIAFQGPSHQYDEHKQQTGLPPGALAHAMTFNNHMNGMGYGAPSPGFPMGGDLYPSSQLKREEPSMDFNSPPTRNTSDMDLESDNMGSVPGYFISPNPSTKSQFVDPNALGGHEMASMGPSTQVGRMYPGMHQQQAAMAKAAQQQKHNEYLRQQHLQQQRRMDEHMHHNAAPHSQTPRPSNPAVEERISRLLQQMRQSALNSPDDSPSPPSLLPQMAKAKKEEQDMDEDERLLASEEGKKLSSKERRQLRNKVSARAFRSRRKEYIGQLESEVAAKTNEAHELRLQNRSLFEENTRLTDLARMLLSSPHFSSFLDEMGPNGLPLPSQVQSQPHPQHHQHPQHPQQAQPQQQQPQQQAPAMTQPPMQQAPPVGMVMVPNQGLDVSAMGMNNGGWNSGIDMNYGNPSVFAVLEVPEPAIDTEALSGKTSSIVDSCLPSVASSKDEAPVLASMPAVAETEQKSDIGVENPDVVMDESDPAFALFADMPAAPTSQGSACAFDGIATGKSTFELVVEGEVKDSAQQFAHLCHSMEAAFERVSMMTAHLS